The following are from one region of the Mycolicibacterium helvum genome:
- a CDS encoding cytochrome P450 → MTNAAALPPLHMRRNGFDPTPELREIRERSGVVTAVNAFGMQVYLITRYDDIKAVLSDHEHFSNARPPGFVVPGAPQLAEDEQASARAGNLLALDPPQHSRLRRMLTGEFTVRRMTALEPRIAEIVTSRLDAIEQAGAPADLVADFALPIPSLVICELLGVPYADWDDFQRRSARQLDLSIPIPERLELVRAGREYMGSLVAAARRAPGADMLGMLVREHGDELSDDELIGISALLLLAGHETTSNMLGLGTLALLRHPAQLAAVRDDPDAVAPAVEELLRWLSIVHSSIPRITTADVEIAGVDIPAGSLVLAALASGNRDAALVDDPDALDIRRDVLGHLAFGHGAHHCLGAPLARMEMRIAFPALLRRFPGLACAAPFEEIEFKPFHFIYGLRSLPVTW, encoded by the coding sequence ATGACGAATGCCGCCGCGCTGCCGCCACTGCATATGCGGCGCAACGGGTTCGACCCGACACCCGAGCTGCGCGAGATCCGCGAACGCAGCGGTGTGGTCACCGCCGTCAACGCGTTCGGCATGCAGGTGTACCTGATCACCCGGTATGACGACATCAAGGCGGTGCTCTCGGATCACGAGCACTTCTCCAACGCCAGACCACCCGGTTTCGTGGTGCCCGGCGCGCCGCAGCTGGCCGAGGACGAGCAGGCCAGTGCCCGGGCGGGCAACCTGTTGGCCCTCGACCCGCCCCAGCACAGCAGGCTGCGCAGGATGCTCACCGGCGAATTCACCGTGCGCCGGATGACGGCACTTGAGCCGCGTATCGCGGAGATCGTCACGTCCCGCCTCGATGCGATCGAACAGGCGGGCGCACCAGCCGATCTGGTGGCCGACTTCGCCCTGCCGATTCCCTCGCTAGTGATCTGCGAGCTGCTCGGCGTGCCGTACGCCGACTGGGACGATTTCCAGCGCCGCAGTGCCCGCCAGCTCGACCTGTCCATCCCGATTCCCGAACGCCTGGAGCTGGTGCGGGCCGGACGCGAGTACATGGGCTCGCTGGTGGCCGCGGCCCGCCGCGCGCCGGGCGCGGACATGCTCGGCATGCTGGTGCGCGAGCACGGCGATGAGCTCAGCGACGACGAGCTCATCGGGATATCGGCACTGCTGCTACTCGCCGGCCACGAGACGACGTCGAACATGCTGGGGCTGGGCACGCTGGCGCTGTTGCGGCACCCCGCGCAACTCGCCGCCGTCCGCGACGACCCGGACGCGGTCGCCCCGGCCGTCGAGGAACTCCTTCGTTGGCTGTCAATCGTGCACAGCAGCATCCCCCGGATCACCACGGCCGATGTCGAGATTGCCGGGGTCGACATCCCGGCAGGCAGCCTGGTGCTGGCGGCACTGGCGTCGGGCAACCGGGATGCAGCGCTTGTCGATGACCCCGACGCATTGGACATCAGACGAGATGTGTTAGGACACTTAGCCTTCGGACACGGTGCGCATCACTGCCTGGGGGCGCCGCTGGCCCGCATGGAGATGCGGATCGCTTTCCCCGCGCTGTTGCGCCGTTTTCCGGGCCTGGCGTGCGCTGCGCCGTTCGAAGAGATCGAGTTCAAACCATTCCACTTCATCTACGGCCTACGATCGCTGCCGGTGACCTGGTGA
- a CDS encoding PaaI family thioesterase: MSGDERLRQQRTGNERELDPDYYKHGGFPKFEVAQPGEGFGRFLTAMRRAQDLAVSANPDPDTWSAAADRVEELVTMLAPFEAAEGVGPANRVPSLPGAGSLLMAPYHVTKFDAEAVELTVRFSRFHVGGNYAVHGGVLPLMFDSVFGMVIHATGRPISRTAFLHVDYRNVTPIDTDLTVRGWLREAEGRKAFVNAELRDPDGTLCAESHGLMVRLLPGQP; encoded by the coding sequence GTGAGCGGTGATGAGCGCCTGCGTCAACAGCGGACTGGTAATGAACGCGAACTCGACCCTGACTACTACAAGCACGGCGGCTTCCCGAAATTCGAAGTCGCCCAACCCGGCGAGGGTTTCGGCCGGTTCCTGACGGCGATGCGCCGCGCGCAAGACCTGGCCGTGTCGGCCAACCCGGACCCGGATACCTGGAGCGCGGCCGCCGACCGGGTCGAGGAACTGGTGACCATGCTGGCCCCGTTCGAGGCTGCGGAGGGGGTCGGCCCGGCCAACCGAGTGCCCAGCCTGCCCGGTGCCGGCAGCCTGCTGATGGCGCCGTACCACGTGACCAAGTTCGATGCCGAGGCTGTCGAGTTGACCGTCCGGTTCAGCCGGTTTCACGTCGGCGGCAACTATGCCGTGCACGGCGGTGTGCTGCCGTTGATGTTCGATTCGGTGTTCGGGATGGTCATCCATGCGACCGGGCGCCCGATCAGCCGGACCGCCTTCCTGCATGTCGACTACCGCAACGTCACGCCGATCGACACTGACCTGACGGTGCGTGGCTGGCTGCGGGAAGCTGAGGGACGCAAGGCGTTCGTCAACGCCGAGCTGAGAGACCCAGATGGAACGCTCTGCGCCGAATCGCACGGTTTGATGGTGCGTTTGCTGCCTGGGCAGCCCTGA
- a CDS encoding adenylosuccinate synthase, giving the protein MPAIVLIGAQWGDEGKGKATDLLGGRVQWVVRYQGGNNAGHTVVLPTGENFALHLIPSGILTPGVTNVIGNGVVVDPGVLLGELAGLEDRGVDTSGLLISADAHLLMPYHVAIDKVTERYMGSKKIGTTGRGIGPCYQDKIARMGIRVADVLDPDLLAAKIGASLELKNQVLVKIYNRKALDADEVLEALLTQAEGFKHRIADTRLILNTALESGETVLLEGSQGTLLDVDHGTYPYVTSSNPTAGGAAVGSGIGPTRITTVLGILKAYTTRVGSGPFPTELFDENGAYLAKTGGEVGVTTGRPRRCGWFDAVIARYATRVNGITDYFLTKLDVLSSLETVPVCVGYTVDGKRTSEMPMTQSDIARAEPIYEELPGWWEDISGAREFDDLPAKARDYVLRLEELAGAYVSCIGVGPGRDQTIVRRDILAPRA; this is encoded by the coding sequence ATGCCGGCAATCGTCCTGATCGGCGCCCAATGGGGCGACGAGGGCAAAGGAAAAGCCACCGACCTACTCGGTGGACGCGTCCAATGGGTGGTGCGCTACCAGGGCGGTAACAACGCCGGGCACACCGTGGTCTTGCCCACCGGCGAGAACTTCGCGCTGCACCTGATCCCGTCCGGCATCCTGACACCGGGGGTGACCAACGTCATCGGCAACGGTGTCGTCGTCGATCCGGGCGTGCTGCTGGGTGAGCTGGCGGGGCTGGAGGATCGCGGCGTCGACACCTCGGGGCTGCTGATCTCCGCGGACGCCCACCTGCTGATGCCCTATCACGTGGCCATCGACAAGGTCACCGAGCGCTACATGGGCAGCAAGAAGATCGGCACCACCGGCCGTGGCATCGGACCCTGCTACCAGGACAAGATCGCCCGGATGGGCATTCGCGTCGCCGACGTCCTGGACCCCGACCTGCTAGCCGCCAAGATCGGCGCCTCGCTGGAGCTCAAGAACCAGGTGCTGGTCAAGATCTACAACCGCAAGGCGCTGGACGCCGACGAGGTCCTCGAGGCGCTGCTGACTCAGGCGGAGGGCTTCAAGCACCGCATCGCCGATACCCGCCTGATCCTCAACACCGCGCTGGAGTCGGGTGAGACGGTGCTGCTGGAGGGGTCGCAGGGCACGCTGCTCGACGTCGACCACGGCACTTATCCGTACGTCACCTCGTCCAATCCAACGGCCGGCGGTGCCGCCGTCGGGTCGGGGATCGGCCCGACCCGCATCACCACCGTGCTCGGCATTCTGAAGGCGTACACCACCCGGGTCGGTTCGGGCCCGTTCCCTACCGAGCTGTTCGACGAGAACGGTGCGTATCTGGCCAAGACTGGTGGCGAGGTCGGGGTGACGACGGGCCGCCCGCGCCGTTGCGGCTGGTTCGATGCGGTCATCGCCCGTTACGCCACCCGGGTCAACGGCATCACCGACTACTTCCTGACCAAACTCGACGTGCTGTCCAGCTTGGAGACGGTGCCGGTGTGCGTCGGCTACACGGTCGACGGCAAGCGCACCAGCGAGATGCCGATGACCCAGAGCGATATCGCCCGCGCCGAGCCGATTTACGAGGAATTGCCCGGCTGGTGGGAGGACATCTCCGGGGCGCGCGAGTTCGATGACCTGCCGGCCAAGGCGCGTGACTACGTGCTGAGGCTAGAAGAGCTTGCCGGAGCTTATGTTTCGTGCATCGGCGTGGGTCCGGGCCGGGATCAGACCATCGTGCGTCGCGATATCCTGGCGCCGCGAGCGTGA
- a CDS encoding peptidase M50 produces MTNTEISVLRFGGTRLPRALASLPRHDDPDPDAIDAAVKGASRVVIVGSAADLATVLTRLMRTERLDIEVALVSRWRGARRALTGVAQRIPLIRDETGTALIDAAFWLPPGDDRVIYGEAVVDDDVLFDGEVTAVRIEPTASMPGLRAAALTSRMRPRRWLTGRAVQLGTTGARVVRDGVELPREAKRSAFYRHTTGWLRVS; encoded by the coding sequence TTGACCAACACCGAGATCTCCGTGTTGCGTTTTGGGGGCACCCGTCTGCCCCGTGCGCTGGCCTCGTTGCCGCGTCATGACGACCCCGATCCGGACGCGATCGATGCCGCCGTGAAGGGGGCGTCGAGGGTGGTGATCGTGGGTTCGGCGGCCGACCTGGCGACGGTGCTCACCCGACTGATGCGCACCGAACGCCTCGATATCGAGGTGGCGCTGGTGTCCCGGTGGCGCGGCGCCAGACGGGCATTAACCGGTGTGGCGCAACGTATTCCGCTGATCCGCGACGAGACAGGTACGGCGCTGATCGATGCCGCGTTCTGGCTTCCGCCCGGCGACGACCGGGTGATCTACGGTGAGGCCGTCGTGGACGACGACGTGCTGTTCGACGGTGAGGTGACGGCCGTGCGCATCGAGCCGACCGCCTCGATGCCGGGCCTGCGGGCGGCCGCACTGACCAGCCGGATGCGTCCGAGACGCTGGCTGACCGGCCGGGCCGTCCAGCTCGGCACCACCGGCGCTCGCGTCGTGCGCGACGGCGTCGAGCTGCCCAGGGAGGCGAAACGGTCGGCGTTCTATCGGCACACGACGGGCTGGCTGCGGGTCTCGTGA